A window of the Juglans microcarpa x Juglans regia isolate MS1-56 chromosome 5D, Jm3101_v1.0, whole genome shotgun sequence genome harbors these coding sequences:
- the LOC121266450 gene encoding laccase-4-like codes for MGFWVVRILALLVVCLFRPALIECRVRHYKFNVVTRNTTRLCSSKPIVTVNGQFPGPTLYAREDDNVLVKVVNHVQYNVSIHWHGVRQLRTGWSDGPAFITQCPIQPGQSYVYNFTITGQRGTLLWHAHILWLRATVHGALVILPKRGVPYPFPKPHKEVVVILAEWWKSDTEAVINEALKSGLAPNVSDAHTINGHSGPVANCSSQGGFTLPVKSGKTYLLRIINAALNEELFFKIAGHQLTIVEVDATYVKPVKLDTIVIAPGQTTNALITADQNSGKYLVAASPFMDSPIAVDNLTATATLHYSGTLANAPTTLTTPPPQNATAVANNFITSLRSLNSKKYPAQVPLTIDHKLLFTVSLGINPCPTCRAGNGSRAVASVNNVTFVMPTTALLQAHYFNISGVFTTDFPGNPPNVFNYTGSGPSNIQTTNGTKAYRLSYNSTVELVLQDTGIIAPENHPVHLHGFNFFAVGRGLGNYNPKTDPQNFNLVDPVERNTIGVPSGGWVAIRFLADNPGVWFMHCHLEVHTTWGLKMAFLVDNGIGPSQSLVPPPSDLPQC; via the exons ATGGGTTTTTGGGTGGTTCGGATTCTGGCTCTTTTGGTCGTGTGCCTTTTTCGGCCAGCTTTGATCGAGTGCAGGGTTCGCCATTACAAGTTTAAT GTGGTGACTAGGAATACCACCAGACTATGTTCATCCAAGCCCATTGTCACAGTGAATGGACAGTTCCCAGGACCCACCCTTTATGCTAGGGAAGATGACAATGTGCTTGTGAAGGTCGTCAACCATGTCCAATACAATGTTTCCATTCACTG GCATGGGGTTAGGCAACTCCGAACGGGTTGGTCAGATGGGCCAGCATTCATTACTCAATGCCCTATCCAGCCAGGGCAAAGCTATGTGTACAATTTTACTATCACAGGCCAAAGAGGCACACTTCTTTGGCATGCACATATTCTCTGGCTAAGGGCGACAGTCCACGGTGCCTTGGTCATCTTGCCTAAGCGTGGCGTGCCATATCCCTTCCCAAAACCCCACAAGGAAGTCGTTGTTATATTAG CTGAATGGTGGAAATCAGACACTGAAGCTGTGATCAATGAAGCTCTAAAGAGTGGATTAGCACCAAATGTCTCAGATGCACATACCATTAATGGTCATTCAGGGCCAGTAGCCAATTGTTCCTCACAGG GTGGGTTCACATTGCCAGTCAAAAGTGGTAAGACCTACTTGCTACGTATAATCAACGCTGCGCTCAATGAAGAGCTGTTCTTCAAGATTGCTGGGCACCAACTCACCATAGTGGAAGTGGATGCTACGTATGTGAAACCAGTGAAACTTGACACAATAGTGATTGCCCCTGGCCAAACCACTAATGCCCTTATAACAGCTGATCAAAACTCTGGCAAGTATTTGGTAGCTGCCTCTCCATTCATGGACTCCCCCATTGCTGTGGATAACCTCACTGCAACAGCCACTTTGCATTATTCAGGCACACTTGCTAATGCCCCCACAACTCTTACTACTCCACCTCCACAAAATGCCACTGCAGTTGCAAACAATTTCATAACCTCCTTACGAAGTCTTAATTCGAAAAAATACCCTGCTCAGGTCCCATTAACAATTGATCATAAACTGTTGTTCACTGTCAGTTTAGGGATCAACCCTTGTCCAACATGCAGAGCCGGGAACGGAAGTAGGGCAGTGGCTAGTGTCAACAATGTCACATTTGTTATGCCTACCACTGCTCTACTTCAAGCACATTACTTCAACATTTCGGGGGTGTTCACTACAGATTTTCCTGGTAACCCACCAAATGTATTCAACTATACCGGCTCTGGACCATCGAATATACAGACCACTAATGGCACTAAGGCTTATAGGCTGTCTTACAATTCAACGGTTGAACTTGTTCTACAAGACACTGGGATCATTGCCCCTGAGAACCATCCAGTCCATCTTCATGGCTTTAATTTCTTTGCCGTTGGTAGGGGACTTGGGAATTACAACCCAAAGACAGATCCCCAAAATTTTAACCTTGTTGATCCTGTGGAGAGGAACACAATTGGTGTGCCATCTGGTGGATGGGTAGCAATCAGATTTCTCGCAGACAATCCAG GAGTTTGGTTCATGCATTGTCATCTGGAAGTGCACACAACATGGGGGCTTAAGATGGCATTCTTGGTGGACAATGGCATAGGACCTAGTCAGTCACTTGTACCTCCTCCAAGTGATCTTCCACAATGCTAA